One region of Plasmodium vivax chromosome 7, whole genome shotgun sequence genomic DNA includes:
- a CDS encoding tubulin alpha chain, putative (encoded by transcript PVX_098630A) yields MREVISIHVGQAGIQVGNACWELFCLEHGIQPDGQMPSDKAARANDDAFNTFFSETGAGKHVPRCVFVDLEPTVVDEVRTGTYRQLFHPEQLISGKEDAANNFARGHYTIGKEVIDVCLDRIRKLADNCTGLQGFLMFSAVGGGTGSGFGCLMLERLSVDYGKKSKLNFCCWPSPQVSTAVVEPYNSVLSTHSLLEHTDVAIMLDNEAIYDICKKNLDIERPTYTNLNRLIAQVISSLTASLRFDGALNVDVTEFQTNLVPYPRIHFMLSSYAPVVSAEKAYHEQLSVSEITNSAFEPANMMAKCDPRHGKYMACCLMYRGDVVPKDVNAAVATIKTKRTIQFVDWCPTGFKCGINYQPPTVVPGGDLAKVMRAVCMISNSTAIAEVFSRMDQKFDLMYAKRAFVHWYVGEGMEEGEFSEAREDLAALEKDYEEVGIETNEGEGEDEGYEADY; encoded by the exons atgagagaAGTAATAAGTATTCATGTAGGACAAGCTGGTATTCAAGTTGGAAATGCTTGCTG GGAACTGTTTTGCCTAGAACATGGAATACAACCGGATGGTCAAATGCCCTCGGACAAAGCTGCCAGAGCAAACGATGATGCTTTTAATACCTTTTTTTCAGAAACGGGTGCAGGAAAACAC GTCCCACGTTGCGTCTTCGTCGACCTAGAGCCTACCGTTGTAGATGAAGTGAGAACAGGAACATATCGTCAGCTGTTTCACCCTGAACAATTAATATCAGGAAAGGAAGATGCAGCAAACAATTTCGCAAGGGGTCACTACACCATAGGAAAGGAAGTCATAGATGTGTGCCTAGACAGAATTAGAAAGCTAGCCGATAACTGTACAGGTCTACAAGGCTTCCTAATGTTTAGTGCTGTTGGTGGTGGTACCGGAAGTGGTTTTGGCTGTTTAATGTTAGAAAGATTATCAGTTGATTATGGAAAGAAATCGAAGCTGAACTTTTGCTGCTGGCCATCACCTCAAGTATCAACAGCTGTGGTGGAACCATACAACTCGGTTTTGTCCACCCACTCTCTTCTAGAACACACAGACGTAGCGATTATGTTAGACAATGAAGCTATCTACgacatatgtaaaaaaaatttggacatCGAAAGGCCCACTTACACAAACTTAAACAGACTAATAGCGCAGGTCATTTCTTCGTTGACGGCTTCTCTCCGATTTGATGGTGCCTTAAATGTGGACGTTACTGAGTTTCAAACGAACTTAGTGCCTTACCCACGTATCCATTTCATGTTGTCCTCATACGCTCCAGTCGTCAGTGCTGAAAAGGCCTACCACGAACAATTATCAGTTTCAGAAATTACCAATTCGGCGTTTGAACCAGCAAATATGATGGCCAAATGTGATCCTCGTCATGGTAAGTACATGGCTTGTTGTTTAATGTACAGAGGAGACGTTGTCCCAAAGGATGTCAACGCAGCTGTTGCTACGATTAAGACGAAAAGAACAATTCAGTTTGTTGACTGGTGCCCAACTGGATTCAAATGTGGTATTAATTACCAACCACCCACTGTTGTCCCTGGGGGAGATTTGGCCAAAGTGATGAGAGCCGTCTGCATGATAAGCAACTCCACCGCAATTGCTGAAGTGTTTTCTAGAATGGACCAGAAATTTGACCTCATGTATGCTAAGAGGGCGTTTGTCCACTGGTACGTTGGAGAAGGCATGGAAGAGGGGGAGTTCAGTGAGGCCAGGGAGGATTTGGCCGCTTTGGAAAAGGACTACGAAGAGGTCGGCATCGAGACCAACGAGggtgaaggggaagacgaaGGATACGAAGCGGATTATTAG